A single window of Lepeophtheirus salmonis chromosome 2, UVic_Lsal_1.4, whole genome shotgun sequence DNA harbors:
- the LOC121113757 gene encoding fatty acid amide hydrolase 1, which produces MFDYIVGDEYSIFRGSLFVTTIISIGAIFISYKIARMLYMRDFYKSKIMRAKNRKQEMKDKIRREISLADGTLITSHRQDILKLKLEELVEKLQSSLLSPLQVLQAYQAKAILVDDETNCIVEFIDDAEIIAKELNKVSDKKSYPLFGVPLSVKECLAVKNTDSTAGLAKYLFQPSGKDCSLVEAMRTMGVIPFCRTNNPQMLKSFGCSNPIYGNTTNPFNNKLTAGGSSGGEAALIAGGGSIIGIGSDIGGSLRVPAHFCGIASLKPTFGRLLENGFRLKRDQQPPFFKCCSGFMSKDVSALIKLHALFADQSEEFAKKHYSLVPLKWNRSLLTKRKMKIGWFDHNNYFEAVPSCTRALYECVDLLSQNGHDLIKIEDPGTPKLVDIVLSSFQSDGGARVRSVVDEKECIDECYRLNYYLAYVPEFIKYYLGKIIFTYIIPSKILLQLSSKKALPASEIWRLSGELQTFEEKVHEIWWQSLGLDAVITPGFAFPAIPNSEVSIYLPAAAFTAPYNILDLPAGVVPFTKVNQEDINKMDGYPYHESDDYLFKRLKTKLTGTIDCPVGVQVIGKKWQEETVLYLMNEIQHLLKFKT; this is translated from the exons ATGTTTGATTATATCGTGGGTGATGAATATTCTATCTTTCGTGGAAGCTTATTTGTTACCACGATAATCTCTATTGGAGCTATATTTATATCCTACAAAATAGCAAGGATGTTATATATG AGAGATTTTTACAAATCGAAAATTATGAGAGCCAAAAATAGGAAACAAGAAATGAAGGACAAAATCCGAAGAGAAATATCACTAGCTGATGGTACTCTAATTACTTCACATCGTCAAGACATTCTAAAATTGAAGCTAGAGGAACTTGTTGAAAAATTACAGAGCTCTCTGTTAAGTCCTTTACAGGTTCTTCAGGCATATCAG GCAAAAGCTATTTTGGTTGATGATGAAACAAATTGTATTGTCGAGTTCATTGATGATGCAGAAATAATAgcaaaggaattaaataaagtgTCTGATAAAAAATCTTATCCTCTATTTGGAGTTCCGTTGAGCGTCAAAGAATGTTTAGCAGTAAAAAATACGGATAGCACTGCAGGATTGGCTAAATATCTTTTTCAACCATCTGGAAAGGATTGTTCTTTAGTAGAG gCAATGAGAACAATGGGAGTAATACCCTTTTGTAGAACAAACAATCCACAAATGTTGAAAAGTTTTGGTTGTTCAAATCCTATTTATGGGAACACCACGAACCCTTTCAACAATAAACTAACAGCAGGAGGATCTTCTGGCGGAGAGGCAGCGTTAATTGCTGGTGGAGGATCAATAATTGGCATTGGATCTGACATAGGAGGTTCTTTAAGAGTTCCAGCTCATTTTTGTGGTATTGCAAGTTTAAAACCGACATTTGGAAGACTTCTAGAAAACGGTTTTCGTCTAAAAAGAGAT cAACAACCACCCTTCTTCAAATGCTGTAGTGGCTTTATGAGTAAAGATGTTAGTGCTTTGATAAAACTTCATGCTTTATTTGCTGATCAGTCTGAAGAATTTGCTAAGAAACATTACTCTTTGGTTCCACTCAAATGGAATAGGAGTCTATTGacaaaaaggaaaatgaaaataGGATG gtttgatcacaacaattattttgaagCTGTTCCCTCTTGTACTAGAGCCTTGTATGAATGCGTGGATTTACTATCACAAAATGGacatgatttaattaaaattgaggaTCCTGGCACTCCAAAACTTGTGGATATTGTACTAAGTTCCTTTCAAAG tgatgGAGGTGCTCGAGTTAGATCAGTGGTTGATGAAAAGGAATGTATTGATGAATGCTAtcgtttaaattattatctggCATATGTAcctgaatttataaaatattacctgggaaaaattatctttacatatattattcctTCAAAGATATTATTGCAGCTTAGTTCGAAAAAAGCTTTACCAGCGTCTGAAATATGGCGATTGTCTGGAGAGCTTCAAACTTTTGAAGAGAAGGTACATGAGATTTGGTGGCAATCACTTGGATTGGACGCTGTCATAACTCCTGGCTTCGCTTTTCCAGCAATTCCAAACTCGGAAGTATCCATATATCTTCCAGCTGCAGCATTTACAGCGCCATATAATATACTTGATCTACCTGCTGGCGTAGTTCCATTCACAAAAGTTAATCAGGAAGATATA AATAAAATGGATGGCT
- the HDAC3 gene encoding histone deacetylase 3, with product MKIANDWKKRVVYFYDAEVGNFHYGPGHPMKPHRLAVTHSLVLRYGLHKRMSVFRPYTASVHDMTRFHSEEYIEFLRRVTPTNIQGFTRSLSHFNVGDDCPVFEGLYEFCARYTGASMEGASKLNHGQCDIAINWSGGLHHAKKSEASGFCYVNDIVIGILELLKYHKRVLYIDIDIHHGDGVQEAFYLTDRVMTVSFHRYGNSFFPGTGEMYEIGAEVGRYYSVNVPLKEGMDDISYELVFQPVIKHVIDYYQPEAIVLQCGADSLANDRLGCFNLSIKGHGECVNYVKKFNIPLMVLGGGGYTVRNVARCWTYETSVCVDQDLSNELPYTTEYFEYFAPDFSLHPDVNPRSENGNSRVYLESIIETMHAQLKLIQHSPSVQMQDVPGPMIPLDHDNLDELDPDIRNHELEEERRVEQENEFYDHDKDQDHPDVSESNNTIPCK from the exons atgaaaatagcGAATGATTGGAAGAAGAGGGTCGTATACTTTTATGATGCCGAGGTGGGGAATTTCCACTATGGCCCCGGACATCCCATGAAGCCCCATCGTTTGGCAGTGACGCACAGTTTAGTTCTTCGATACGGACTTCATAAACGAATGAGTGTTTTTCGTCCTTACACGGCGAGTGTCCATGACATGACTCGTTTTCATTCAGAAGAGTACATCGAATTTCTTCGTCGTGTGACTCCTACAAATATTCAAGGATTCACGCGGAGTCTGAGTCATTTCAATGTTGGAGATGATTGCCCCGTCTTTGAG GGTTTATATGAGTTCTGCGCTCGCTATACTGGGGCCTCCATGGAGGGGGCTTCTAAACTGAATCATGGGCAATGTGATATTGCGATCAATTGGTCTGGGGGACTGCACCATGCAAAAAAGTCTGAAGCTTCGGGATTTTGCTACGTTAACGACATTGTGATTGGTATATTAGAACTCTTAAAATATCACAAGCGTgttttatacatagatattgACATCCACCACGGAGATGGTGTACAAGAAGCCTTTTACCTTACAGATCGTGTAATGACTGTATCTTTTCACCGCTATGGAAACTCATTCTTTCCCGGAACGGGTGAAATGTACGAAATTGGGGCAGAAGTTGGTCGTTATTATAGTGTCAACGTGCCTTTAAAAGAGGGAATGGATGATATAAGTTACGAATTGGTTTTTCAACCCGTTATCAAACATGTGATTGATTATTACCAACCTGAAGCGATTGTATTACAGTGTGGAGCGGATTCATTGGCCAATGATAGACTAGGCTGTTTTAATCTTAGTATTAAAGGTCACGGTGAATGTGtcaattatgtcaaaaaattcaacatcCCGCTTATGGTACTGGGTGGAGGAGGATATACTGTTCGCAACGTGGCGCGTTGTTGGACTTATGAAACTAGTGTATGTGTAGATCAAGATTTATCGAATGAACTTCCTTATACTACtgagtattttgaatattttgcacCGGATTTTTCTCTTCATCCTGATGTTAATCCTCGATCGGAAAACGGCAACTCTAGAGTATACTTGGAATCAATTATCGAAACTATGCATGCGCAGTTAAAACTTATACAACATTCTCCTAGTGTTCAAATGCAAGATGTTCCTGGCCCCATGATACCTCTTGATCACGATAATTTAGACGAGCTCGATCCAGACATTCGAAATCatgaattagaagaagaaagaagAGTAGAGCAAGAAAACGAATTTTATGACCATGATAAAGATCAAGATCATCCGGATGTATCAGAGTCGAACAACACTATACCTTGTAAATGA
- the LOC121113758 gene encoding SET domain-containing protein SmydA-8, with amino-acid sequence MDFCFLCQETTHRQCEFCDTFVCSDNHLDSHREKGNCLPYQVIVCPASGRHFVATRDIFAGEMILVDQPSVIGPSKNTASLCLECYRPIDKEPSKVFCECGFLFCSTCIKLKGGFHELECRQMISSKEIKTDESFNRLEYACIFFLRFWMLRQHSPDLWGRLTSLNIGDTNDLQETSLVEEMVEILQNKFGAHDILAKDIYQMMGIKRTNASNLASIGLEGVTALYPTYPLMNSYCYCNSRSIIDPKTFDMKVKAHRNIKSGEEISTRYVTVFEGQPRRRRMIWNGWKFICHCDRCNDPTEFGTYFSGVKCQNCDSGYILPHNTMILASLWKCNNCNQSYENSEIEEIVDDLESQVHLRNDLFEDPQCVISEVLHNKVHPGHFLVFQIKNTFFSSLIKNVSKKIYDQLNDLEIDRLVEKMEKQTKYGLELLNLIEILDPGYSGQKGTILKKIATLKMQFAKLKFYMTKDQNEYNEHMESSIEMLKTMALCL; translated from the exons aTGGACTTCTGTTTTTTATGTCAAGAGACAACACATCGGCAATGTGAATTTTGCGATACTTTTGTATGCTCAGACAATCATTTAGATTCCCATCGGGAAAAGGGTAATTGCCTTCCTTACCAAGTAATTGTGTGTCCTGCATCTGGTAGACACTTTGTTGCAACGAGAGATATATTTGCTGGTGAAATGATTTTAGTAGATCAACCTTCTGTAATTGGACCTTCGAAAAACACGGCTTCCCTATGCTTAGAATGTTACAGGCCTATCGACAAAGAACCAAGTAAGGTTTTTTGTGAAtgtggatttttattttgctcaaCATGCATCAAACTGAAGGGAGGTTTCCATGAGTTAGAGTGTCGTCAAATGATATCatccaaagaaataaaaacagatGAGAGTTTTAATAGACTTGAATATGCATGCATCTTTTTCTTAAGATTTTGGATGCTTCGTCAACATAGTCCTGATCTTTGGGGTAGACTTACTTCGTTAAATATAGGCGACACCAATGATTTACAGGAAACTTCATTAGTGGAAGAAATGGTGGAgatcttacaaaataaatttggagcGCATGATATACTTGCCAAAGATATATATCAAATGATGGGTATTAAAAGAACAAATGCAAGCAATCTTGCATCTATTGGTTTAGAAGGTGTAACAGCTCTTTATCCAACTTATCCACTCATGAATAGTTATTGCTACTGTAATTCTCGTTCAATAATAGATCCAAAAACCTTTGATATGAAGGTAAAAGCCCATCGGAATATTAAGTCAGGAGAAGAAATTTCAACAAGGTATGTGACTGTTTTTGAAGGGCAGCCACGTAGACGAAGAATGATATGGAACGGATGGAAATTTATTTGTCACTGTGATCGTTGTAATGATCCAACAGAATTTGGAACATATTTTTCAGGggtaaaatgtcaaaattgtgACTCTGGATATATTCTACCGCATAATACAATGATCTTAGCATCCCTTTGGAAATGTAACAATTGTAATCAAAGTTACGAGAATTCTGAAATAGAAGAAATAGTTGATGATTTGGAATCCCAGGTTCATCTACGTAATGATCTATTTGAGGATCCACAATGTGTGATATCAGAAGTCCTTCATAATAAA GTTCATCCTGGTCATTTCCTtgtatttcaaatcaaaaatactttttttagctCTCTAATAAAGAACGTAAGCAAAAAGATTTATGATCAGCTAAATGATTTGGAAATTGATAGGCTTgtagaaaaaatggaaaagcaaacaaaatatggacttgagctattaaatttgattgaaattctAGATCCAGGATATAGTGGTCAAAAAGGgactattcttaaaaaaattgctactCTGAAAATGCAATTTGCGAAGCTAAAGTTTTATATGACAAAAGATCAGAATGAATATAACGAACACATGGAAAGCTCAATCGAAATGTTAAAAACGATGGCACTGTGtttataa
- the LOC121113756 gene encoding kinesin-like protein KIF11 encodes MSMGTPTKKTLRSSERSQNIQVFVRARPLNKSETAKRSYSVVDTDGKKVIVKEKSNSSLTKTFSFNGVFGPDCDQRMVYLKVVRPLIDQVMQGYNCTVFAYGQTGTGKTHTMEGCHEEEVGYDNEEAGIVPRALNDIFDGLRMMGAKDFAVRVSYLELYNEEIFDLLSDVNDTTRLRLYEDYNKKGSVIIQGLEEVQVHTKEEVHKILKKGSLKRQTAATLMNATSSRSHTVFTVTVLINQSSVGGEEMIRMGKLNLVDLAGSENVGRSGAIDKRAREAGNINQSLLTLGRVISCLVERAPHIPYRESKLTRLLQDSLGGRTKTSIIATISPALINLEETLSTLDYAHRAKSITNKPEVNQKICKNEKLLEYTNQIDRLKSELQVAREKNGVYLTEDNYDDIIKKDESQEKELANLYEKIKFFEDESEKIKAMFTQTKLHLEETIKERDETLSTLECTRSVLAQTTVEKEEQEYLVARQAETECKLSKQANILLAVSEESTKDLNGVHDKLDRLRDVEARNDQVSKDFHSTFVSNYNKIEESFESQIIEQSKFCAETRDTLSSLLDKRNCHKVQISKEFTNAMDSIANLISDIEKSVSDNIDVEKNWINSQMKDARNAADGQEKQLQMYLTDKVLPQLMSISTAIADQKSVVQETSAQIYTLVNSQVNEWEEHMKDQRKLNMEALELIKEVGISRNIHSKDIDVNDNRLKESFSLIEKDYSELKKAFEAFSEKIETHTSDAHERVNENVKIRETINSEEEKMASGVEALTETSLKRSEALLYQVSKESSTTKQKQDNLLESMNKGFDTILHAEQAISSESKDFASRIQDDIDKKYYELESRLRGKSDKSADNLKYLNEKTQNVRSSTLDSQRVLEKLLETHRSKDGKNTESLQHSINDHCKNIKAFGKLHSADMRESGRSVSHFVLQALAHDTPTSFTPIRKPPRSYPQKIIKGTPNPERLQRHRESRRCVSSVPTADLNLADLADDDVDSVISANTMASEDISEYSYSSKDRGGSRSQSLSRQNSLESDVTNIMEMKGIKSSIPRVNSNFRKPENGLRGARSRSSSTVRENKGQTTT; translated from the exons ATGAGTATGGGAACTCCGACCAAGAAGACCCTTCGGAGCAGCGAGCGGTCTCAAAACATTCAAGTGTTTGTTCGAGCTCGGCCCTTGAATAAGTCTGAGACGGCGAAGCGTTCCTATTCTGTGGTGGACACGGACGGGAAGAAAGTGATTGTCAAGGAGAAGAGCAACTCTTCCCTCACCAAGACATTTAGTTTCAATGGCGTGTTCGGGCCTGATTGTGATCAGCGGATGGTATATTTGAAGGTGGTGCGGCCCTTGATCGACCAGGTGATGCAGGGCTACAACTGCACCGTCTTCGCCTACGGACAGACTGGGACGGGCAAGACCCACACCATGGAAGGTTGCCATGAGGAAGAGGTGGGCTACGACAACGAAGAGGCAGGGATTGTGCCGCGGGCCCTCAACGATATATTTGATGGACTTCGCATGATGGGAGCCAAGGATTTCGCGGTGCGCGTGTCCTACTTGGAGCTGTACAATGAAGAAATCTTCGATCTGCTCTCTGACGTGAACGATACGACGAGACTGCGGCTCTATGAGGACTACAACAAGAAGGGATCCGTCATCATTCAAGGACTGGAAGAGGTCCAAGTCCACACCAAGGAAGAAGTCCACAAAATCCTCAAGAAAGGCTCCCTTAAAAGACAAACTGCAGCCACTCTAATGAATGCGACCTCCTCCAGGTCACACACCGTCTTCACTGTCACTGTCCTCATTAATCAGAGTTCTGTGGGAGGTGAGGAAATGATCAGGATGGGAAAGTTGAATCTTGTTGATTTGGCTGGATCAGAGAATGTTGGAAGATCTGGCGCTATCGACAAGAGAGCGCGGGAAGCTGGAAATATCAACCAGAGTTTACTCACATTGGGAAGAGTAATCTCCTGTCTCGTGGAACGGGCCCCTCATATTCCTTACAG AGAATCAAAATTAACTCGATTGCTTCAGGATTCCCTTGGAGGGAGAACAAAAACTTCCATTATAGCAACAATATCCCCGGCCCTCATTAACTTGGAAGAAACACTCTCCACACTTGATTATGCTCATAGAGCCAAGAGTATTACGAATAAGCCAGAAGTTAATCAAAAGAtttgcaagaatgaaaaattactG gAATACACCAATCAAATAGATCGTCTTAAGTCTGAACTACAAGTTGCTCGAGAAAAAAATGGAGTCTACTTAACCGAAGATAATTATGATGACATTATCAAAAAAGACGAGTCCCAAGAAAAGGAATTGGCGAATctctatgaaaaaattaaattctttgaggATGAGAGTGAAAAAATCAAG GCCATGTTCACACAAACTAAACTTCATCTTGAGGAAACAATTAAAGAAAGAGATGAAACATTAAGTACTCTTGAATGTACACGCTCAGTGTTAGCTCAGACCACTGTAGAAAAAGAGGAGCAGGAGTACCTGGTAGCAAGACAGGCTGAAACTGAGTGCAAACTTAGTAAACAAGCAAACATATTACTTGCAGTCTCTGAGGAGTCGACCAAAGACCTGAATGGAGTTCACGATAAACTTGATCGATTAAG GGACGTAGAAGCTCGTAATGATCAAGTATCAAAAGACTTTCATTCAACATTTGTCTcgaattacaataaaatagaaGAGTCTTTTGAGAGTCAGATTATAGAACAAAGTAAATTTTGTGCAGAGACACGGGATACTTTAAGCAGTTTACTCGACAAGAGAAATTGCCATAAAGTACAGATTTCTAAAGAATTCACGAATGCTATGGATTCTATTGCTAATCTGATATCGGATATTGAAAAATCAGTATCCGACAATATTGATGTCGAGAAAAATTGGATTAACTCTCAAATGAAAGATGCACGAAATGCTGCAGATGGACAGgaaaaacaattacaaatgtATCTTACTGATAAAGTCCTACCACAATTAATGAGTATATCCACTGCTATAGCAGATCAAAAATCAGTTGTACAAGAAACCTCTGCTCAAATATACACCCTT GTCAATTCTCAAGTAAATGAATGGGAAGAACACATGAAGGATCAAAGAAAGCTAAATATGGAAGCTCTAGAATTAATAAAAGAGGTTGGAATATCTAGGAATATTCATTCCAAGGATATTGACGTAAATGATAATAGACTAAAAGAGTCTTTCTCTCTCATAGAGAAGGACTATTCCGAATTAAAGAAAGCTTTTGAAGCATTCtcggaaaaaattgaaactcaTACATCTGATGCTCATGAGAGAGTGAATGAAAATGTCAAGATCCGTGAAACCATAAATAGTGAAGAAGAAAAGATGGCTTCTGGAGTAGAGGCCTTGACTGAAACATCCCTTAAAAGATCAGAAGCTCTACTTTATCAAGTTTCAAAGGAATCTTCTACCACAAAACAGAAACAAGATAACTTACTTGAATCCATGAACAAGGGCTTCGATACTATACTACATGCAGAGCAGGCTATATCTAGTGAATCTAAGGATTTTGCATCTAGAATTCAAGatgatatagataaaaaatattatgagctTGAAAGTAGATTAAGGGGAAAATCCGATAAGTCTGCAGATAACCTTAAATACCTCAATGAAAAAACACAG aATGTTAGATCCTCTACGCTAGATTCTCAAAGAGTCCTAGAGAAACTATTGGAAACTCATAGGAGTAAAGATGGAAAGAATACGGAATCGCTTCAACATTCAATTAATGatcattgtaaaaatatcaaagctTTCGGAAAATTACATAGTGCAGATATGCGTGAATCTGGTCGAAGTGTGAGTCATTTTGTACTCCAAGCCTTGGCCCATGACACACCAACTTCATTCACTCCCATTCGTAAACCGCCTCGAAGTTACCCACAGAAAATTATCAAAGGAACTCCTAACCCAGAACGGTTACAGCGACATCGTGAATCGAGGAGATGTGTATCTTCAGTTCCCACCGCAGACTTGAATCTGGCTGATTTAGCAGATGACGATGTGGATTCTGtt ATTTCAGCTAATACGATGGCAAGTGAAGATATAAGTGAATACAGCTATTCTTCAAAGGACAGGGGTGGTAGTAGATCCCAAAGCCTTTCTCGTCAAAATTCTCTCGAAAGTGATGTTACCAATATTATG GAAATGAAAGGAATAAAATCATCTATACCTCGAGTAAATTCCAACTTTAGAAAACCTGAGAATGGGCTAAGAGGTGCAAGATCAAGAAGTTCAAGTACTGTTCGAGAAAATAAAGGACAAACGACAACCTGA
- the Spt7 gene encoding STAGA complex 65 subunit gamma: MFGFLNQEEEGSFSRTERWGTLSDNEWNASPLSAAEREALIRLPRPLPLDGPRIHQPRPDSSGDIRLRSDSCQDPYVHNGIKLLAHMRKSQDGTKQPPISLGDLTFFKTQSEPPFGVKSLCSHLHSEKTSFAEGKYPDSTAHKFKLTSRSTRQMLHKSVATICAFVGYETASLGALDLLTDVVAEYLRTFTKLLRDSRDRECLYEQSMGFPDSLERICYDMNIGSVLQIQRYYEDSVIKYYKNILKEWKKRKTASSSSSTTILVGSNSAEIILGEDDIPEIHFPSGEECTGDHATPQYETGLQVLQSLEQAGVMIPNEDPVESIGLSPGNNRKRRRTEDQKTI, from the exons ATGTTTGGGTTCCTTAATCAAGAGGAGGAGGGATCCTTTTCAAGAACGGAAAGATGGGGAACACTAAGTGACAATGAGTGGAATGCATCTCCACTGAGTGCTGCAGAAAGAGAAGCACTGATTCGACTTCCGAGACCTCTCCCTTTAGATGGACCACGAATTCATCAACCTCGACCCGATTCATCCGGAGATATACGACTAAGAAGTGACTCATGTCAAGATCCCTATGTTCATAATGGTATCAAACTGTTAGCCCACATGAGAAAGTCTCAGGATGGAACAAAACAGCCCCCAATTAGTCTTGGGGATCTCACATTCTTCAAAACACAAAGTGAACCCCCCTTTGGGGTTAAGAGTCTTTGTTCTCATCtac ATAGTGAGAAGACTTCTTTTGCTGAAGGAAAGTATCCCGATTCCACTGCTCATAAATTTAAACTTACCTCACGTAGCACCAGACAAATGCTTCATAAGTCCGTTGCTACAATTTGTGCTTTTGTTGGGTACGAAACTGCTTCTCTGGGTGCGTTAGATCTTTTAACGGATGTCGTTGCTGAATATTTAAGGACTTTTACAAAGCTATTGAGAGATTCTCGTGATAGAGAATGTCTATATGAACAAAGTATGGGATTTCCAGATTCTCTCGAAAGGATTTGCTATGATATGAATATTGGGAGTGTTCTTCAAATTCAGAGGTACTATGAGGACAGTgtcatcaaatattataaaaatatactcaag GAATGGAAAAAACGAAAAACTGCATCATCCTCTTCCTCAACTACAATTTTGGTCGGATCAAATTCTGCAGAAATCATCCTTGGTGAGGATGATATTCCAGAAATACATTTTCCTTCTGGAGAAGAATGCACTGGTGATCATGCAACTCCTCAGTATGAAACTGGATTACAAGTTCTTCAAAGCCTTGAACAAGCAGGCGTTATGATACCGAATGAAGATCCTGTTGAGAGTATTGGACTTAGTCCTGGTAATAATCGTAAACGTAGACGAACTGAAgaccaaaaaacaatttaa
- the LOC121113755 gene encoding store-operated calcium entry-associated regulatory factor, giving the protein MGTLVYFYRLILIQMCILSSVYGNNKVLLTNIKTLTLHEGAKTTGRRASSTSQLSRTGGSAPWGMEPRTVQCYNRGHDGVDVQWECKADLDSSVEFGRIEVTCEGYEYPDDPYILKGSCGLEYSLDYRKGGGQQSSYPNSYTSKKSSGFNFADMLVLAVIVLVAYAVYRTCTSSSGNQEDRAYSSTNDDYHGRGGGGGWSNPGSGGGGLFGSNLGNNDNPSCRRGGNTGGYGGFWSGLGMGGILGYMMNSGGQQRRNDNYYNRGGSYAPGGSFFSGNNSGSSGTTRPSSGFGGTRRR; this is encoded by the exons ATGGGAACTCTGGTTTATTTCTATCGTCTAATTCTGATTCAAATGTGTATTTTATCAAGTGTTTATGGAAACAATAAAGTTCTGCtcacaaatattaaaactttaactCTTCATGAGGGTGCCAAGACAACGGGTCGAAGGGCATCTAGTACATCTCAACTATCCAGAACGGGGGGATCTGCTCCATGGGGTATGGAACCTAGGACGGTGCAATGTTACAATCGAGGACATGACGGGGTTGACGTCCAG TGGGAATGCAAGGCGGACTTGGATTCTTCAGTCGAATTTGGACGTATTGAAGTCACATGTGAGGGCTATGAGTACCCCGATGATCCTTATATTCTTAAAGGTTCATGCGGTTTAGAATACTCATTAGACTACCGTAAAGGGGGAGGGCAACAAAGTAGCTACCCAAATAGCTATACCAGCAAAAAGTCCAGTGGCTTCAACTTTGCAGACATGCTGGTGTTAGCTGTTATAGTGTTGGTTGCATATGCAGTTTATAGGACCTGTACCAGTAGTTCTGGAAATCAAGAAGATCGTGCATATAGTTCAACTAATGATGACTATCACGGCCGTGGAGGAGGGGGTGGATGGTCTAATCCTGGTTCCGGCGGAGGTGGTTTATTTGGTAGTAATTTGGGCAATAATGATAATCCCTCATGTCGTAGAGGTGGAAATACTGGCGGTTATGGTGGATTTTGGTCTGGACTTGGAATGGGAGGTATCCTAGGATATATGATGAACAGcgg AGGGCAACAAAGACGTAACGATAACTACTATAATAGAGGTGGATCCTATGCTCCAGGTGGAAGTTTCTTTTCTGGGAACAATTCAGGATCAAGTGGAACCACACGTCCCTCTTCTGGATTTGGTGGGACCAGAAGAAGATGA